GGCCAGCTGCTGCGCGATGATCTGCGGCTTGACGTCGAGGTCGGGCGGCACGCCGAGCAGGCGCAGGCTCTGCTGCACCACCTGGCTGAACACCGGCGCCGCCACGGCGCCGCCGTAGTACTGCCCGTTGCTCGGCTCGTCGACCATCACCGCGACCACGATGCGCGGGTTGCCGATCGGCGCCATGCCGACGAACCACGAGCGGTACTTGTTGCTCGCGTAGCCCTTGCCTTCCTGCTTGTGCGCGGTGCCGCTCTTGCCGCCCACCGAGTAGCCGATGGTCTGCGCCTTCGGCGCGGTGCCGCCCGGGCCGGCGGCCAGCTGCAGCATCAGGCGCATGGTCTGCGCGGTGCGCGGCGACATCACCTGCACCCCGCCGGCGCAGGGCGCCTGCGGCTGCGGCTGGCGCAGCATGGAGATGGGGATCAGCGTGCCGTCGCAGGCGAAGGCGGTGTAGGCGTGGGCCAGCTGCAGCAGCGAGGCCGACACGCCGTAGCCGTACGACATCGTCGCCTGCTCGATCGGCCGCCAGGTCTTGTAGGGACGCAGCCGGCCGGTGACGGCGCCGGGGAAGTCGATCTGCGGCTTCTGGCCGAAGCCGACGCCGGCCATCAGCTCCCACATCTCGCGCGGCGCCATCTGCATGGCCAGCCGCGCGGTGCCGACGTTGCTGGACTTCTGGATCACCTCGCGCACCGTCAGCATGTTGTGCGGGTGGGCGTCGCGGATGGCGGTGCCGGTGACGACCAGGCTGCCGGGGGCGGTGTGGATCGGCGTGTCGGGGTTGACGCGGCCGGTCTCCAGGGCATGGGCGACGATGAAGGGCTTCATCGTCGAGCCGGGCTCGAAGGTGTCCGTCAGCGCGCGGTTGCGCAGCTGCCCGCCGGTGAGGCCGCTGCGGTCGCCGGGGTCGTAGCTGGGGTAGTTCGCCAGCGCCAGCACCTCGCCGGTCTGCACGTCCAGCACCACCACGCTGCCCGCCTTGGCCTTGTGCTCGGCCACCGCCTCGCGCACCCGCTGGTAGGCGAAGAACTGCACCTTCGAGTCGATGGACAACGAGACGTCGCGGCCGTGCAGCGGCTCGATCTGGTCGCCGATGTCCTCGACCACCCGGCCGAGCCGGTCCTTGACCACGCCGCGCGAGCCGTCCTTGCCCTGCAGGTCGCGCTGGAAGGCGAGCTCGATGCCCTCCTGCCCGCGGTCCTCGATGTTGGTGAAGCCGACCACGTGGGCCGCGGCCTCGCCTTCGGGATAACGCCGGCGGTACTCGGCCACCTGGTAGACGCCCTTGATCTTCAGCGCCTTGACCTGCTCCCACAGCCGCTCGTCGACCTGGCGCCTGAGCCAGACGAAGTTGGGGCTGTCGTCGAGCCGGTTGGCCAGCTCGCGCTCGGTCATGCCGACCAGCCGGGCGAGCTGGCGGCGCTGCTCAGGCGAAGCCTCCAGGTCCTTGGGGATGGCCCAGATGGACGGCACCGGCACGCTGGCGGCCAGGATCTGGCCGTTGCGGTCGACGATGCGGCCGCGGCTGGCCGGCACCTCCAGCGTGTGCGCGTAGCGCTTCTCGCCCTGGCGCTGGTAGAAGTCGGTGCCGATGACCTGGATGTAGACGGCGCGCCCCGCCAGCGCGGTGAAGCCGGTGGCGATGAGGGCGACCAGGAACTTCGAGCGCCAGGGCGGCGTCTTCGACGCCAGCAGCGGGCTGGTGGCGTAGTTGACGCTGCGCACGCTGTTCATCGGCGTGGGGCGCTGCCGGCCGCGCGGCAGCGGGCGCGCGCCCGCGGGCGCCGATCCGGACGTCTTGAACCAACCCATCGTCACCGCCCCGCCGCCGACGCAGGCGCCGGCACATCCTCGACGTACTGCGTCACCGCCGGCGTGGCGGTGCGCATCTTCAACTTCTCCCGCGCCACCTGCTCCACCCGCAGGTGCGTGGCCTGCGCCTGGCGCTCGGCCAGCAGGCGCACACGGTCGGTGTCGAGGCGGCGCGCCTCGGTCTGCGCCCGGTCCAGTTCGGTGAACAGGCGCCGCGAGCGGTAGGAGGTGTTGACCAGCAGCAGGCCGCTCGCCACCAGGGCCAGCAGCAGCAGGAGGTTGAACTTGGTCATGCCGCCAGGGCCTCTCCGGTGCGCTCGGCCACCCGCAGCACCGCCGACCGCGCGCGCGGGTTGGCGGCCACTTCGTCCGCCGACGGCTTGATGCGGCCCAGCGCCTTCAGGCGCAGCGGGGGCACCGGCGCGAAGGGCGCACGGCGGTCGACCTCGGCGCGGCTCTCGCGGGCGATGAAGGTCTTCACGATGCGGTCTTCCAGCGAATGGAAGGCGATGACGGCCAGTCGGCCTCCCGGCAGCAGCAGGTCCGGTACCTGGCTCAGCGCCCGCTCCAACGCTTCGAGCTCGGCGTTGACGAAAATCCGAAGAGCCTGAAAGGTGCGCGTCGCCGGATCCTGGCCGGCCTCGCGGGTGCGGACCGCAGAAGCCACGACGGCGGACAGCTCGGCGGTGGTGAGCACCGGCCGTCCGGCCGTGCGGCGAGCCACAAGCGCCTTTGCAATCGGGCGAGCAAACCGTTCTTCGCCATAGTCGCGGATCACCTGCGCCAGCTGCTGCTCGTCGACGCGGTTGAGGAAGTCGGCCGCGCTCTCACCGCGCGTGGTGTCCATGCGCATGTCCAGCGGGCCGTCGAAGCGGAAGCTGAAGCCGCGCGCGGGGTCGTCGATCTGCGGGCTGGAGACGCCCAGGTCGAGCAGCACGCCGTGCACCCGGGTGATGCCGAGCGCGGTCAGCTCGTCGCGCAGGTCGGCGAAGCTGGCGTGGCAGATGCAAAAACGCGGGTCCTCGACCCGCGATGCGCTGTCGGCGGCCGTGGCCGCGGCGATCGCCTCCGGGTCCTTGTCGAAGGCGACCAACCGCCCTCCCCGGCCCAG
The sequence above is a segment of the Aquabacterium sp. J223 genome. Coding sequences within it:
- the ftsL gene encoding cell division protein FtsL; its protein translation is MTKFNLLLLLALVASGLLLVNTSYRSRRLFTELDRAQTEARRLDTDRVRLLAERQAQATHLRVEQVAREKLKMRTATPAVTQYVEDVPAPASAAGR
- the rsmH gene encoding 16S rRNA (cytosine(1402)-N(4))-methyltransferase RsmH — translated: MAGAYTHRTVLLKEAVDALMWEPDGIYVDGTYGRGGHSRELLARLGRGGRLVAFDKDPEAIAAATAADSASRVEDPRFCICHASFADLRDELTALGITRVHGVLLDLGVSSPQIDDPARGFSFRFDGPLDMRMDTTRGESAADFLNRVDEQQLAQVIRDYGEERFARPIAKALVARRTAGRPVLTTAELSAVVASAVRTREAGQDPATRTFQALRIFVNAELEALERALSQVPDLLLPGGRLAVIAFHSLEDRIVKTFIARESRAEVDRRAPFAPVPPLRLKALGRIKPSADEVAANPRARSAVLRVAERTGEALAA
- a CDS encoding penicillin-binding protein 2, which codes for MNSVRSVNYATSPLLASKTPPWRSKFLVALIATGFTALAGRAVYIQVIGTDFYQRQGEKRYAHTLEVPASRGRIVDRNGQILAASVPVPSIWAIPKDLEASPEQRRQLARLVGMTERELANRLDDSPNFVWLRRQVDERLWEQVKALKIKGVYQVAEYRRRYPEGEAAAHVVGFTNIEDRGQEGIELAFQRDLQGKDGSRGVVKDRLGRVVEDIGDQIEPLHGRDVSLSIDSKVQFFAYQRVREAVAEHKAKAGSVVVLDVQTGEVLALANYPSYDPGDRSGLTGGQLRNRALTDTFEPGSTMKPFIVAHALETGRVNPDTPIHTAPGSLVVTGTAIRDAHPHNMLTVREVIQKSSNVGTARLAMQMAPREMWELMAGVGFGQKPQIDFPGAVTGRLRPYKTWRPIEQATMSYGYGVSASLLQLAHAYTAFACDGTLIPISMLRQPQPQAPCAGGVQVMSPRTAQTMRLMLQLAAGPGGTAPKAQTIGYSVGGKSGTAHKQEGKGYASNKYRSWFVGMAPIGNPRIVVAVMVDEPSNGQYYGGAVAAPVFSQVVQQSLRLLGVPPDLDVKPQIIAQQLAEPESF